One region of Pseudoalteromonas sp. R3 genomic DNA includes:
- a CDS encoding ATP-dependent DNA helicase, which translates to MAEAIDKVVKEGGQCVVEAGTGTGKTFAYLVPALLNDKKVIISTGSKALQEQLYHRDLPELLKALGKGRKVALLKGRANYLCTYRLNEHVAHVPSDDPDVMHQLAMVAKFATETQSGDLADCVGIEEDAKVLPYVNSTADNCLGKDCPDFAECYIRKARLKAAEADLVVINHHLFFADMSVKESGFAELMPTADTYIFDEAHQLGEIASDYFGESISTKQLQALINDLRLIYRSDIPDMLQLGKTLNKLETSVADLRLVFGSDGARGDWREKLQDKVICDALHRVISNLDFLYQVLKLCLDRSDKIEHPLERVLSFKGQLDRAFDVSQSGFSYWFETTRRFLTIHITPLDVSSRFKGMMAKSEASFVFTSATLSVDNSLAHFNASLGLEPDHQAIVDSPFDYESQAMLCLPRYLPESKDELMPHALVKIAKQVINAAKGRTFLLFTSYRVMHLVYEGLSTATEYPVFMQGQASKRIILEQFVRHGNAVLMGTASFWEGVDVRGDALSCVLIDKLPFTSPDDPLLQARMKDAQLQDKEPFDDIQLPLAVIALKQGVGRLIRDKKDKGVLIICDNRLVTRKYGETFIKSLPAMSRTRDLDKALSFLENIDQHEI; encoded by the coding sequence ATGGCCGAAGCCATAGATAAAGTTGTGAAAGAGGGTGGACAATGTGTGGTTGAGGCAGGTACAGGTACGGGTAAGACTTTTGCTTATTTGGTTCCGGCACTGTTAAACGATAAAAAAGTCATCATTTCAACCGGCTCAAAGGCGCTGCAGGAGCAGCTGTATCATAGAGATTTACCAGAACTATTAAAAGCGCTTGGTAAGGGTCGTAAAGTTGCTTTGCTAAAAGGCCGAGCGAATTATCTGTGTACTTATCGCCTGAATGAACACGTAGCACATGTGCCCAGTGACGATCCAGATGTCATGCATCAGTTAGCGATGGTGGCTAAGTTTGCCACAGAAACCCAAAGTGGCGACCTTGCGGACTGTGTCGGTATCGAAGAAGACGCAAAAGTGCTGCCCTATGTTAATTCCACAGCGGATAACTGTTTGGGTAAGGATTGCCCTGATTTTGCAGAATGCTACATACGTAAGGCCAGGTTGAAAGCGGCTGAGGCTGATCTGGTGGTGATCAACCACCACTTGTTTTTTGCCGATATGTCGGTAAAAGAATCCGGCTTCGCCGAGCTGATGCCAACTGCAGATACCTATATATTTGATGAAGCGCACCAGCTGGGCGAAATTGCATCCGATTATTTTGGGGAGTCCATCAGTACCAAGCAGTTACAGGCGCTGATCAATGATTTAAGACTTATTTACCGCAGCGATATACCCGATATGCTGCAACTAGGCAAAACGCTGAACAAGTTGGAGACCAGTGTGGCTGATCTGCGCCTGGTGTTTGGCAGTGACGGTGCCCGGGGAGATTGGCGCGAAAAACTACAGGACAAGGTGATCTGCGATGCCTTGCACAGAGTGATCAGCAATCTGGATTTTTTGTATCAGGTTCTCAAGTTATGCCTCGATCGCTCAGATAAAATTGAACATCCGCTGGAGCGAGTTTTATCGTTTAAAGGGCAACTTGACAGAGCCTTTGATGTTAGTCAGTCAGGCTTTAGTTATTGGTTCGAAACGACCCGACGTTTCCTGACAATTCACATTACACCTTTGGATGTCTCCAGTCGGTTTAAAGGCATGATGGCTAAGAGCGAAGCCAGTTTTGTCTTTACCTCGGCAACGTTGTCGGTGGATAACAGTCTGGCGCACTTTAACGCCAGTTTGGGGCTGGAGCCAGATCATCAGGCAATTGTAGACAGTCCGTTTGACTATGAATCACAGGCAATGCTTTGCCTGCCTCGCTATCTTCCTGAAAGTAAAGATGAGCTGATGCCTCATGCTCTGGTAAAGATTGCAAAGCAAGTGATCAATGCAGCCAAAGGGCGAACGTTTTTACTTTTTACCAGTTACCGGGTAATGCATCTGGTGTACGAAGGATTGAGTACTGCGACAGAATATCCGGTGTTTATGCAAGGGCAAGCCTCCAAGCGAATAATTTTGGAGCAGTTTGTTCGCCATGGCAATGCTGTACTTATGGGGACAGCCTCGTTTTGGGAAGGCGTTGATGTGCGTGGTGATGCATTGAGCTGTGTATTGATCGACAAGTTACCTTTTACCTCACCGGACGATCCTCTATTGCAAGCCAGGATGAAAGATGCACAGCTCCAAGACAAAGAGCCGTTTGATGATATTCAACTACCTCTGGCAGTAATCGCTCTAAAACAGGGGGTTGGACGTTTGATCCGGGATAAAAAAGACAAAGGTGTGCTAATTATTTGCGATAATCGCTTGGTTACGCGAAAATACGGGGAAACCTTTATTAAAAGTTTGCCCGCCATGTCACGTACCCGTGATCTGGATAAGGCATTGTCATTTTTAGAGAATATTGACCAGCATGAAATATAA
- a CDS encoding EAL domain-containing protein, whose protein sequence is MVTSLLNSFNQFALKLSSNTIVLSLREGYIALIPFFIVASVITLLNQWLGDDLSKLKYQALGDFNTLVWGIFPLLTLISFSYYLSKNLKIHTIAGPVLVLACFTATTGYIEINQGTLTIVHRNGMLYSLLMPVLCCYLLAHIERIRWLRLVGISSISLFLRKHLNLIIPYILVTAFILLVIPVIDHFSGQIHSTLKLLNPTWNVFEKISAQLIFSHLLWFIGVHGDNTYHLLVSGELTDYLVLPQLSSYDFYTCFVIIGGTGCIWGLIIASMLLKNARHERSIAMIASPLALFNISEVMLYALPIVFNPYLLIPFLLSPLLNALIAYTCISTGLISLDPAMDIPWFTPVFVSGWLLTQSFSGIALQVALIALNACLYFPFLKFNRDHNLSGKALDVLLKRFTTGRLIEAGAESSYTRSQREEQINVHSLKEVTDALNRGELMLFYQPKINPYTKNVVGFEALLRLKDTDGCVQGPWFLATLEQHSLLHIIDNFVIDQLEVDLEQFARDGFRPKVSFNISPQNLLTGGYKRIVKAFADYPGQVEVELLESSYIEDFNRTVDVVNLLREHQIACAMDDFGTGYSCLSVLSKLNIDTIKLDRSLLPESYNSKSVSLYTNLSEMIANLGFRLVAEGVETKEEENLVKQSQVDCVQGFLYYKAMPIDEAMDLLKKQHESHQDIKSQVL, encoded by the coding sequence ATGGTTACGAGTTTGCTGAACAGTTTTAACCAGTTTGCACTCAAGCTTTCTTCAAATACGATTGTCTTGTCCCTGCGGGAAGGCTATATCGCTCTTATCCCGTTTTTCATCGTAGCTTCAGTGATCACTCTTTTAAATCAGTGGCTTGGAGATGATCTAAGCAAGCTTAAATATCAAGCCCTTGGCGATTTTAACACTTTGGTTTGGGGGATCTTTCCTTTACTGACACTCATCTCTTTCAGCTACTATCTGTCAAAAAACCTAAAAATCCACACCATTGCAGGTCCTGTTTTGGTACTTGCCTGTTTTACTGCAACAACGGGATACATAGAAATAAATCAGGGAACCCTGACTATAGTGCATAGAAACGGTATGCTGTATTCGCTACTTATGCCTGTGCTTTGCTGCTACTTGCTTGCACATATTGAGCGGATACGCTGGCTCAGGCTGGTGGGGATCAGCTCTATAAGTCTGTTTTTACGAAAACACCTGAATCTTATCATTCCCTATATTCTGGTCACCGCTTTTATCCTATTAGTGATCCCCGTGATTGATCATTTTTCGGGACAGATCCACAGTACGTTAAAACTACTTAACCCCACCTGGAATGTGTTCGAGAAGATTTCTGCCCAGTTGATTTTTTCACATTTACTGTGGTTTATCGGCGTCCATGGTGACAACACTTATCATTTACTGGTTTCCGGTGAGCTGACCGATTACCTAGTGTTGCCTCAGCTTTCGAGTTACGACTTTTATACCTGTTTTGTGATTATCGGTGGAACTGGTTGTATCTGGGGACTGATCATTGCCTCAATGTTACTCAAAAATGCACGCCATGAGCGAAGTATAGCTATGATAGCATCGCCACTCGCCCTGTTTAATATCAGTGAGGTTATGCTCTATGCGCTGCCAATTGTGTTTAATCCGTATTTGCTAATTCCTTTTTTGCTTAGCCCGCTGCTCAATGCGTTAATTGCTTATACCTGTATCTCTACTGGACTTATTTCCCTGGACCCAGCAATGGATATTCCCTGGTTCACTCCTGTGTTTGTTAGTGGCTGGCTATTGACACAGAGTTTCAGTGGCATTGCGCTGCAAGTAGCTCTGATAGCGCTGAATGCATGTCTGTATTTCCCGTTTTTAAAATTCAATCGAGATCATAATTTGTCGGGAAAGGCATTGGATGTGCTGCTTAAGAGGTTTACCACCGGAAGGCTGATTGAAGCCGGCGCGGAAAGCTCGTATACGCGCTCTCAACGAGAAGAGCAGATCAATGTTCATAGTCTGAAAGAAGTCACGGATGCACTAAATCGAGGCGAATTGATGCTGTTTTATCAGCCCAAAATAAACCCCTACACTAAAAACGTTGTTGGGTTTGAAGCGTTATTGCGTCTCAAAGACACTGATGGTTGTGTTCAGGGTCCTTGGTTTCTTGCAACGTTAGAGCAGCATTCACTGCTGCACATCATAGATAATTTCGTTATCGACCAGTTAGAAGTTGATCTGGAGCAATTTGCTCGGGACGGATTCAGGCCAAAAGTGAGTTTTAATATCTCTCCGCAAAATTTGCTGACAGGCGGCTATAAGCGCATCGTGAAGGCGTTTGCTGATTACCCGGGGCAAGTTGAAGTCGAGCTGCTTGAATCGAGTTATATAGAAGATTTTAATAGAACAGTCGATGTTGTTAATTTACTTCGCGAACATCAGATTGCCTGCGCTATGGATGATTTCGGCACGGGTTACTCATGTCTTTCAGTATTGTCAAAACTCAATATAGATACCATTAAATTAGACCGGAGCTTATTGCCGGAGAGCTACAACAGTAAGTCTGTGTCTTTGTATACCAATTTGTCTGAGATGATTGCAAACTTGGGGTTTAGGTTAGTGGCGGAGGGTGTAGAGACAAAAGAGGAAGAGAACCTGGTGAAACAATCACAGGTAGACTGTGTACAGGGTTTTTTATATTACAAGGCTATGCCTATTGATGAGGCAATGGATTTATTAAAAAAGCAACACGAGTCTCATCAGGACATTAAAAGCCAAGTACTTTGA
- a CDS encoding DUF1289 domain-containing protein has product MSVNKEPESAQDAVPVASPCIRHCCLDDNDVCVGCYRTLNEIINWQSSSNEQKRVVLQACEKRKVR; this is encoded by the coding sequence ATGAGCGTGAACAAAGAGCCTGAATCTGCGCAAGATGCGGTGCCGGTGGCATCGCCCTGTATACGCCATTGTTGTCTTGATGATAACGATGTCTGTGTTGGCTGCTATCGTACGCTAAACGAAATCATAAACTGGCAATCATCCAGCAATGAGCAAAAAAGAGTTGTTTTACAGGCCTGCGAGAAGAGAAAAGTGCGCTAA
- a CDS encoding 2OG-Fe(II) oxygenase, which yields MAALVHVRAAHGDSPTDDTLFSLIAEDLLSQGYSIRPGALPLDLADDLLAYQHSLSTQKYEHAGIGRGDDFLHNDFVRTDEICWINGESEPGQRWLDWTSRLQQFLNRRLFMGLFSFESHFAHYASGSYYKRHYDAFRGETNRILSLVTYLNPGWGHNDGGEMVLYQDDHDLEGIKVVPLHGTLALFLSEEFPHEVLPAKRDRYSIAGWFRVNTSISGKIDPPR from the coding sequence TTGGCCGCTTTAGTTCATGTTCGTGCAGCGCACGGCGATTCGCCCACAGACGATACACTGTTTTCACTCATTGCTGAAGATTTACTGAGTCAGGGTTATAGCATTCGCCCTGGTGCGCTGCCTCTTGATTTGGCAGACGATTTACTGGCCTATCAGCATAGTTTAAGCACTCAGAAGTATGAACATGCCGGTATTGGCCGTGGCGATGATTTCTTACATAACGATTTTGTGCGTACAGACGAAATTTGCTGGATAAACGGCGAGTCAGAGCCCGGACAGCGCTGGCTTGACTGGACCAGTCGGTTACAGCAGTTTTTGAACCGTCGCCTATTCATGGGACTGTTTTCATTTGAAAGTCATTTTGCCCATTACGCCAGTGGCAGTTATTACAAACGCCATTACGACGCGTTCAGAGGTGAAACCAATCGTATCCTGTCACTGGTTACCTATCTGAATCCTGGCTGGGGACACAATGACGGCGGTGAAATGGTACTTTATCAGGATGACCATGACCTTGAAGGGATAAAAGTAGTACCACTACACGGCACACTTGCCTTGTTTTTGAGTGAGGAATTCCCCCACGAAGTACTTCCAGCCAAGCGGGACAGGTATTCCATCGCTGGCTGGTTTAGGGTCAACACCTCCATTTCAGGCAAAATAGACCCACCAAGATAA
- the tsaB gene encoding tRNA (adenosine(37)-N6)-threonylcarbamoyltransferase complex dimerization subunit type 1 TsaB encodes MKYNLLALDASTEALSLALSYNNKIYRHFEECPQQHSQKILPLIEQILAGAGCQLKDLDGLVFGRGPGSFTGVRIGVAVAQGLAYSGNLQLAGVSTLQAMAQQAFAQTTAKQVLVAIDARMGEVYLCNYTRGENNQAVALTEETVIKPELIEGDYQGVLAVGTGWKTYSDVAEKLSLNVNADIALPHAEYMLSTGAEQFEAGLVVNAADAQPQYVRDTVTWKKLPGRE; translated from the coding sequence ATGAAATATAATTTGCTTGCCCTGGATGCTTCAACAGAAGCATTGAGCCTGGCGTTGTCGTACAACAACAAGATCTATCGTCATTTTGAAGAGTGTCCCCAGCAACATAGTCAGAAGATACTGCCCCTGATCGAGCAGATTTTGGCTGGTGCTGGTTGCCAGCTAAAAGACCTGGATGGACTTGTGTTTGGCCGTGGACCCGGTAGTTTTACCGGAGTACGTATAGGGGTTGCTGTCGCTCAGGGGTTAGCCTATTCGGGCAACTTGCAATTGGCGGGTGTCTCGACATTGCAAGCGATGGCTCAGCAAGCGTTTGCGCAGACAACTGCTAAGCAGGTACTGGTCGCAATTGATGCACGAATGGGTGAAGTTTATTTGTGTAACTACACCAGAGGAGAGAATAACCAGGCCGTTGCACTCACGGAAGAAACAGTGATTAAGCCAGAGCTGATAGAAGGTGATTATCAAGGTGTATTGGCCGTAGGTACCGGCTGGAAGACCTATTCAGACGTCGCTGAAAAACTGTCCTTGAATGTGAACGCTGACATCGCATTGCCGCATGCCGAGTATATGCTCAGTACCGGTGCTGAACAGTTTGAAGCAGGGCTGGTTGTGAATGCAGCAGATGCTCAGCCTCAGTACGTCAGAGATACGGTGACCTGGAAGAAGTTGCCTGGGCGTGAATAA
- a CDS encoding alpha/beta hydrolase translates to MLIANKNKIKQGKVAGYAYQELGKGKRTVVMLHGWQDNSNSFLPILSNLSHEQLEDFRFIALDFPGHGLSNWKSPDAQYYFVEYVYDILSFFRYMDISRCDIVGHSMGALVGGLFTSLYADKVDSLTLIDGIGLLYQSDKNARQQLLQAFTAREAFDENVNSTRRLFADKQAIIKARVKVSDFNEEIAAILMERNIAQSEEGARLTTDPKLKLPSTTRFSRAQALNLLQGIETPTLAIMGTSGFAQMKHSLTQFSECFKRFRCIEVSGGHHCHMENPEQVLDKILTHIKHPNLS, encoded by the coding sequence ATGTTGATTGCTAATAAAAATAAGATAAAACAGGGAAAAGTTGCCGGATACGCATATCAAGAATTGGGAAAGGGGAAGCGGACGGTAGTGATGCTACACGGTTGGCAAGATAACAGTAACAGTTTTCTGCCAATACTATCGAATCTATCTCATGAGCAGCTAGAAGACTTCAGGTTTATCGCTTTAGATTTTCCTGGGCATGGCTTGTCAAATTGGAAAAGTCCCGATGCTCAGTATTACTTTGTTGAATATGTTTATGATATCTTGAGTTTTTTTCGTTATATGGACATATCACGTTGTGATATTGTCGGGCATTCAATGGGGGCATTGGTTGGAGGGTTATTTACCAGCCTATACGCAGACAAAGTGGACTCGCTGACTTTGATAGACGGCATAGGCCTTTTGTATCAAAGTGATAAAAACGCCAGACAACAGTTACTACAAGCTTTTACGGCGCGAGAAGCATTCGATGAAAACGTTAATTCAACCAGACGACTGTTTGCGGATAAGCAAGCCATAATTAAAGCTCGGGTTAAAGTTAGCGATTTCAACGAGGAAATTGCTGCTATATTAATGGAGCGAAATATTGCACAGAGTGAAGAGGGCGCTCGGCTAACAACGGACCCGAAATTGAAACTTCCCTCAACAACGCGGTTTTCGCGGGCTCAGGCGCTTAATTTACTGCAAGGCATCGAAACACCCACTTTGGCTATAATGGGGACGTCAGGTTTTGCGCAGATGAAGCATAGTTTAACGCAATTTTCTGAGTGTTTTAAAAGGTTTAGATGTATTGAAGTCAGTGGTGGGCATCATTGTCATATGGAAAATCCGGAGCAAGTGTTAGATAAGATCTTAACGCATATTAAACATCCGAACCTTTCCTGA
- a CDS encoding alkaline phosphatase, producing the protein MIQKISAIAFALGCTLSHSALAAPKNIIYMIGDGMGPAFTTAYRYMQDNHETKIVEPTVFDSILVGMAHTYPDDDTVVTDSAAGATALSTASKSYNGAIAVDTHKHALKTMLEMAKEKGMTTALVATSQINHATPASFAAHNESRRNYDEIADDYIDNKVAGKLPVDLLLGGGTKYFIRDDRNLVNEFKQAGYQYTDSFSNLNTLNRLPALGLFAEVAFPHAIDSDEPHRLAAMTDKTLSLLHKQNEKGFFVMIEGSQIDWCGHANDIACAMKEMDDFAGAISLAKAYVDSNPDTLLVITADHSTGGLTLGSNGVYEWKTDVVAKVKASVKEITNTLYDMKPEKMAQSWNELTGLPFDTDTKKRLTSAQKESKEALYKAANKLINDASFTGWTTKGHTAIDVQIFAYGEGRDTFIGSLNNTQIADKLISYIAK; encoded by the coding sequence ATGATACAAAAAATTAGCGCCATTGCATTTGCACTGGGCTGTACCCTGTCTCACTCAGCCCTTGCGGCGCCAAAAAACATCATTTACATGATCGGAGATGGCATGGGGCCGGCGTTTACAACTGCCTACCGCTACATGCAAGACAATCACGAAACGAAAATTGTTGAGCCAACCGTATTCGATTCCATTCTCGTTGGTATGGCGCACACATACCCTGATGATGACACTGTCGTTACAGACAGCGCAGCAGGTGCAACAGCACTGAGTACAGCGTCAAAGAGTTACAATGGTGCAATCGCTGTAGATACACACAAACATGCGCTTAAGACCATGCTTGAAATGGCTAAAGAAAAAGGAATGACGACAGCCTTAGTGGCAACCTCACAAATAAATCACGCCACACCAGCAAGCTTTGCAGCACACAATGAGTCGCGTCGTAACTATGACGAAATCGCGGATGATTACATAGACAACAAGGTTGCCGGCAAACTCCCTGTCGATTTATTACTGGGTGGGGGTACTAAATACTTCATTCGTGATGACAGAAACCTGGTCAATGAATTTAAACAGGCTGGGTATCAATACACAGACTCATTTAGCAATTTAAACACACTAAACCGCTTACCGGCATTAGGCCTGTTTGCAGAGGTCGCCTTTCCTCACGCCATAGATAGCGATGAGCCACATCGACTTGCAGCGATGACAGATAAAACCCTTTCTTTGCTGCACAAACAAAACGAAAAAGGCTTTTTTGTCATGATCGAAGGCAGCCAGATTGACTGGTGCGGTCATGCTAATGACATAGCCTGTGCAATGAAAGAGATGGATGACTTCGCGGGAGCGATTTCTCTTGCAAAAGCCTATGTAGATTCAAATCCAGATACTTTACTTGTTATCACTGCGGACCACTCAACCGGCGGCCTTACCCTTGGCAGTAATGGCGTTTATGAATGGAAAACTGATGTTGTGGCAAAGGTTAAAGCCTCTGTTAAAGAAATAACCAATACCCTATACGATATGAAGCCTGAGAAAATGGCTCAATCCTGGAATGAGTTAACCGGCTTACCTTTTGACACAGATACTAAAAAGCGCCTTACAAGTGCGCAAAAGGAGTCAAAGGAAGCACTCTACAAGGCAGCCAATAAGTTGATTAATGATGCAAGCTTTACGGGGTGGACTACTAAAGGACATACCGCCATTGATGTGCAAATTTTTGCCTACGGAGAAGGTCGCGATACTTTTATTGGCTCTTTAAACAATACCCAAATCGCAGATAAGCTGATCTCTTATATTGCCAAGTAA
- the hisG gene encoding ATP phosphoribosyltransferase translates to MNTNNRLRIAIQKSGRLSKDCQSLLKQLGIKLNLREQRLIAHSTNMPIDVLRVRDDDIPGLVMDGVCDLGIVGENVLVETQAERQRNQQPSEVTQLAKLDFGYCRLALAWPQELGMQDKSWFNGKRIATTYPEILKQYLEQEQIDASVVMLTGSVEVAPRAGLADAICDLVSTGATLEANGLMQGDTILESNACLIQNANLNDDDKLSLINKLMPRLRGVKQAKESKYIMLHAPKAKLDEICALLPGTGQPTLLALAGSEEYVALHMVSSETLFWETMEELKALGANSILVMPIEKMME, encoded by the coding sequence ATGAACACCAACAATCGTTTACGAATCGCAATTCAAAAATCAGGCCGTCTATCTAAAGACTGCCAGTCACTGCTAAAGCAACTTGGGATCAAACTGAATCTGCGTGAGCAACGCCTGATCGCCCACTCCACCAATATGCCAATCGATGTACTGAGAGTCCGTGATGACGATATCCCGGGTTTGGTAATGGATGGTGTGTGCGACTTAGGTATTGTTGGCGAAAACGTACTTGTAGAAACTCAGGCAGAACGCCAACGCAACCAGCAACCCAGCGAAGTTACTCAACTTGCAAAACTTGACTTTGGCTATTGTCGCCTGGCATTAGCCTGGCCTCAGGAGCTGGGTATGCAGGATAAAAGCTGGTTCAACGGCAAACGAATCGCAACCACTTATCCGGAGATTTTGAAGCAGTACCTCGAACAAGAGCAGATCGATGCCAGCGTCGTTATGCTGACAGGCTCTGTGGAAGTTGCGCCTCGTGCGGGACTTGCCGATGCAATCTGCGATCTGGTATCAACCGGCGCAACACTCGAAGCAAATGGCCTGATGCAAGGCGACACCATTTTAGAATCAAACGCTTGCCTTATCCAAAACGCCAATCTTAATGACGACGATAAGCTCTCACTTATCAATAAGCTGATGCCCCGTCTGCGTGGTGTTAAACAGGCAAAAGAAAGCAAATACATTATGTTGCACGCGCCAAAAGCGAAACTTGATGAGATCTGTGCGTTGTTGCCGGGGACAGGTCAACCAACCCTGCTTGCTCTGGCCGGAAGCGAAGAATATGTTGCTCTGCACATGGTCAGCAGCGAAACCCTGTTCTGGGAAACCATGGAAGAGCTCAAAGCGCTAGGCGCAAACTCCATTCTTGTTATGCCAATCGAAAAAATGATGGAGTAA
- the fadD gene encoding long-chain-fatty-acid--CoA ligase FadD, whose product MEKIWLKRYPEGMPETIDPEHYNSLLELFDNSFTEFGQLPAYSNMGKTMTYQQVDEATKAVASYIQNTLKLGKGDKVAVMMPNLLQTPVTILGVLRAGCTVVNVNPLYTVRELEHQLNDSEAKAIFILANFAHTLEKALPTTGVKHIVVTQIGDMLGGFKKHLVNFVVKKLKKMVPDYTLPNALPFAQAISADPGQYKVPDVTLNDLAFLQYTGGTTGVSKGAMLTHGNMVANLEQVSGCLDKVLDKGREVVITALPLYHIFALTANCLTFMKYGGHNILITNPRDMPGFVKELAKYPFTAITGVNTLFNGLLNTPGFAELDFSTLKMSLGGGMAVQRPVAERWQKVTKSKLMEGYGLTECAPLVTICPWDLDGYNGSIGLPAPSTELKVIKDNGEEAPLGEPGELCVKGPQVMAGYYNRPDATAECLQDGWFATGDIAIYDEEGFFYIVDRKKDMILVSGFNVFPNEIEEVVAMHDGVLEVAAVGVPHEVSGEQVKVFVVRKDPSLTEKDIIKHCRDKLTNYKVPKLVEFRDELPKTNVGKILRRALK is encoded by the coding sequence GTGGAAAAAATCTGGTTAAAGCGCTACCCCGAAGGGATGCCTGAAACAATCGACCCAGAACACTACAACTCGCTGCTAGAATTATTCGACAACAGTTTTACAGAGTTTGGCCAGTTACCAGCGTATAGTAACATGGGCAAAACAATGACTTACCAACAAGTTGATGAAGCGACTAAGGCCGTTGCCAGTTACATTCAAAATACCCTCAAGCTAGGTAAAGGGGATAAAGTAGCTGTGATGATGCCAAATCTGTTACAAACACCAGTAACAATTTTGGGCGTACTGCGAGCAGGTTGTACCGTGGTTAACGTTAATCCGCTGTATACAGTGCGTGAGCTTGAGCATCAACTAAATGATTCTGAAGCGAAAGCAATCTTTATACTTGCTAACTTTGCGCACACACTGGAAAAGGCACTGCCTACAACGGGTGTTAAGCACATAGTCGTAACACAAATTGGCGATATGCTGGGTGGGTTTAAAAAGCATTTAGTCAACTTTGTGGTCAAAAAGCTTAAGAAAATGGTCCCTGACTATACGCTGCCTAATGCTCTGCCTTTTGCGCAGGCAATCAGCGCTGACCCCGGTCAATATAAAGTACCTGATGTCACTTTGAACGATCTTGCTTTTCTTCAATACACAGGGGGAACAACCGGGGTTTCTAAAGGGGCTATGTTGACCCACGGAAATATGGTTGCAAACCTGGAGCAAGTATCAGGGTGTCTTGATAAGGTACTTGATAAAGGGCGTGAAGTTGTGATCACGGCATTGCCGCTATATCACATTTTCGCATTAACTGCGAACTGCCTAACCTTCATGAAGTATGGCGGCCACAATATTTTGATCACTAACCCTCGTGATATGCCTGGTTTTGTCAAAGAGTTGGCTAAGTATCCATTTACAGCCATCACGGGTGTTAACACTTTATTTAATGGTTTATTGAATACACCTGGATTTGCAGAGTTAGATTTCTCTACCTTAAAGATGTCACTCGGTGGAGGTATGGCGGTGCAGCGTCCGGTTGCTGAGCGTTGGCAAAAAGTGACCAAGAGTAAGCTAATGGAAGGTTATGGTCTTACAGAATGTGCGCCTTTGGTTACCATCTGCCCATGGGACCTAGACGGCTACAATGGCTCAATCGGGCTACCTGCGCCAAGTACTGAACTTAAGGTCATCAAAGATAATGGAGAAGAAGCGCCATTAGGTGAGCCAGGGGAGTTGTGTGTTAAAGGACCACAAGTCATGGCTGGTTATTATAATCGCCCAGATGCAACCGCTGAGTGCCTGCAAGACGGTTGGTTTGCAACTGGAGATATTGCTATATATGACGAGGAAGGTTTCTTCTACATCGTTGACCGTAAAAAAGACATGATCTTAGTATCAGGCTTTAACGTGTTTCCGAATGAAATAGAAGAAGTTGTCGCGATGCATGATGGTGTACTGGAAGTAGCCGCTGTGGGCGTACCACACGAGGTCAGTGGCGAACAGGTTAAAGTTTTTGTCGTGCGAAAGGATCCATCTTTAACAGAAAAAGATATAATAAAGCATTGTCGCGATAAGCTAACCAATTATAAAGTCCCTAAATTGGTCGAATTCAGAGATGAATTACCAAAGACCAATGTCGGCAAAATATTGCGTAGGGCATTAAAGTAA